CATTGTTGTTGATGATAAGCTATGCGATATTGGAACAGCTAATTTTGATAAGCGCAGCCTTTATTTAAATGATGAGATGAACTGTCTTATTTATGACAAGGAATTTATTAAATATGTGAAGACTACGGTGAACGATGATATTAGAGGTTCTGTGCAGCTGACCTATGACAAATTTACTCAAAGACCTATTGCACAAAAAGGATTAGAAGCAGTTGCCACCATGATTTCTCATTTTTTATAGGCCATTTCATAAGGAAAGGGAGCAGTTATATGTTCATTCGATTCGGATATGTATCAAGTGCATTAAACTTGTGGGACTGCTCTCCTTCAAAATCACTGACGTTTGCCCGCTATTCCAAGCTTGATGAAGAGGCTGGGATAGAAGCGCTCCATTCGGTTACAAAGCAGAATTTGGAGCATACTCTGCGGATGATTCATTACAATATCGCACATCAAATCGAACTTTACCGTTTCTCATCATCCCTGGTTCCGCTTGCCACTCATCCAGATGTGAAATGGGATTTTCTCACCCCTTTTCGGGACATTTTAAAAGAAATCGGGGATCTTGTACGAAGAAACAGCCTGAGAACAAGTTTTCATCCGAATCAGTTTACATTATTCACAAGCGACAAGCCTCATATTACGGAGAATGCGGTTATCGATATGCAGTACCATTATGACCTGCTAAAAGGCATGGGACTTGAAAAAGAAGGTTATATCAATATTCACGTTGGCGGAGCCTATGGGGATAAAAAAACAGCAACAGAACGGTTTTACAGCAATATAAAGAAGCTTCCACAGGATATCAAGCAGCGGATGACTCTTGAAAATGACGACAAAACATATACTGCATCTGAAACGCTTGCCATTTGTGAAAATGAAGGAATTCCGCTTATGTTTGATTATCATCACTACTGCGCGAACAAATTAGATGAAGATGATTTGGAAGAGCTGCTGGTAAGATTTGAAAAAACGTGGAAAGGCAAAGGGGCCAAGCCAAAAATACATATATCCTCCCCTAAGACTGAAAAAGAATTCAGAAGCCACGCTGATTACGTAGATCTGGATTTTATCATGCCCCTTCTGAAAAAGCTGAAGGAGATGGAAATGGATTGTGATTTTATGATTGAGGCGAAGCAGAAGGACCGAGCTGTTTTGAAGCTTGTTGAAGAGATTTCAGCTATTCGCGGGGTAAAACGGCTAAGCGGCGGTTCAATCAATTGGTAACAGAATCACAGGGTTTTGCCCTGTGATTCTGTTTTTATGAAAAGCCAATACTTATTGTATTGGGTTTGAAACCCGGTCCTATAAAACCCAACTCGCAAAAAACGCCATTCTATTAGCAAAAACCCTTCTTCTACTCGCAGGAATCACGGTTCAACTCGCGAAAAAGATCATCCAACTCGCATACCTCAATTTCAAACGAAAAAACTACATAAAAATGCCTGTTTCTAGCTGCCGTTGGCTATTTTATCGTAGATGCAGCTGACTATATAAAGAAAAATTCAGCTGCATTGGGTTTTAGACCCGGTTCCAAAGCACTCAACTCGCAAAAAACGCCATTCTATTAGCAAAAACCCTTCTCCTACTCGCAGGAATCTCGGTTCAACTCGCGAAAAAGATCATCCAACTCGCAAACCTCGATTTCAAACGAAAAAACTACATAAAAATGCCTGTTTCTAGCTGCCGTTGGCCATTTTATCGTAGATGCAGCTGACTATATAAAGAAAAATT
The window above is part of the Metabacillus dongyingensis genome. Proteins encoded here:
- the uvsE gene encoding UV DNA damage repair endonuclease UvsE, which encodes MFIRFGYVSSALNLWDCSPSKSLTFARYSKLDEEAGIEALHSVTKQNLEHTLRMIHYNIAHQIELYRFSSSLVPLATHPDVKWDFLTPFRDILKEIGDLVRRNSLRTSFHPNQFTLFTSDKPHITENAVIDMQYHYDLLKGMGLEKEGYINIHVGGAYGDKKTATERFYSNIKKLPQDIKQRMTLENDDKTYTASETLAICENEGIPLMFDYHHYCANKLDEDDLEELLVRFEKTWKGKGAKPKIHISSPKTEKEFRSHADYVDLDFIMPLLKKLKEMEMDCDFMIEAKQKDRAVLKLVEEISAIRGVKRLSGGSINW